Proteins from one Aythya fuligula isolate bAytFul2 chromosome 11, bAytFul2.pri, whole genome shotgun sequence genomic window:
- the FBXL22 gene encoding F-box and leucine-rich protein 22, producing MHITQLNRECLLHLFSFLDKNSRKNLAKTCHKLLEVFQDPILWSLLNFNSPAELKKHNFLLGPALKYLSICWHSERVKVCNIEDWMKNNFQKDFCNKHENTVTDFLLEVGNRCPNLLSLTLSGCGHVTDDCLLLLLRNCPSLKTLKLENCVRITDQTLEAVTLYGRSLQTLHVDFCRNITQTGLEKVREKCPSVMLSAERSANMIPDSKPEKKFTLGKSSRKLVQL from the exons ATGCATATAACCCAGCTGAATCGGGAATGCCTTTtacatctattttcttttctggacaaaaacagcaggaaaaatttAGCAAAAACATGTCACAAACTGCTAGAAGTGTTTCAAGATCCTATACTTTGGTCTTTACTGAATTTTAACTCTCCAGCGGAACTAAAGAAGCACAACTTTCTCCTGGGACCtgccttaaaatatttatccatCTGCTGGCATTCAGAGAGAGTCAAGGTGTGTAACATTGAGGACTGGatgaaaaacaatttccagAAAGACTTCTGTAACAAGCATGAAAACACTGTCACTGATTTTTTGCTAGAAGTTGGCAACAG ATGTCCAAACCTGCTATCTCTGACCCTCTCTGGATGCGGCCATGTTACGGATGATTGCCTCTTGCTTCTTCTCAGGAACTGCCCAAGCCTCAAGACACTCAAACTGGAAAACTGCGTGCGGATCACTGACCAGACATTGGAAGCAGTGACCCTCTATGGGAGATCACTGCAAACACTCCATGTGGATTTTTGCCGGAACATAACACAAACTGGTCTAGAGAAAGTCAGGGAAAAGTGTCCTTCAGTAATGCTGAGCGCAGAGAGAAGTGCTAACATGATTCCAGACagtaaaccagaaaaaaagttcacaCTTGGAAAATCATCAAGAAAACTGGTTCAGCTTTAA